The following DNA comes from Hordeum vulgare subsp. vulgare chromosome 3H, MorexV3_pseudomolecules_assembly, whole genome shotgun sequence.
GCCGACCAGCAGCCCCAAGCCGCGTGCTCCGATGGGATGCCGGAATCGGACAAGTCAAATGGTACGTATTCCCTCTGTTTCTCTTCAAAACAATGCAGTGGCGACGTGTGCCGTTCAAAACAATGTAACGGTCTTGCATGCAGGATCGGCCGGGCAGGGGCGGCACAGCCCTGTGAAGGCCGAGGTGGGCGCCGGCGAGCTCCCTCTGTGCTTGATCGCTGCGCCACCGTCGGCGTCGGGGCAGCAGCTCTCGCCGAGCCGCTTGCCAGCCGGGACCAAGGACGGGTGCGCGGTGAGATCGAGAACACGGAGCATCCACGATGACCTCACCGTCGCCAACATCCCCCCTTCCGTGAGGAAGTACAACGGGTACGTGTCCCGCCGGCGGCCCGTGGCGAGCGCGGAGCGGCAGCGCGCCATGGAGCTCGCGCGCGCGTTCCGGTCGTCGCTCCCGTACTGCGTCATCCGCATGAGCACCATGCACGTCTACTACTCCTTCATGATGGTGAGCGCCGGCCGAGCAGCTAGCTAGCTCTAGCGCGTCAACCTGCCAGATGCCTGACCATGTGTGATGCGTGTCGATGTGTCCGCTCGTGCATGCAGAGGTTCCCGACGGGGTTCTCGAGGCAGCACCTGCCCCGGGAGCGGACGGAGATGGTGCTCCGGGACCCGGACGGCAAGGCGTGGGCGGCGCTCTACATCCCCAGCGCGAGGGACCGGCTGTCGCGCGGGTGGTGCGCGTTCGCGCGCGGCAACTGCCTCGAGGAAGGGGACTGCTGCGTCTTCGAGCTCGTCGGCGCCGCCGAGTTCCGCGTCCACGTATTCCGGGTGGTCGAGCCGGCCGTGCCCGCGGTCAGGCTCCGGTTAGCTTGAGTTTTAGTTCTACTACGCATCAACGCATGTACCTGGCGCGCATTGGATCGTCAGGGACACTCTGAACGAAAGCAATTAATCCCAACGGATCATTACTGTCCAAATGCACACTCTTGGTATCGATACCGTAAATAGTGAGCTATTACACGTGGATTATTTGTGTAGTCGAGAAAACGTAAGAGTATCTTCAATAGAAGATATAGATGTAAAAATAATTATGTTTTGCATATCCCAGGTTCAAGAACTGCTCTTCAATAGATGATGTAGATATACAAAAAAATACATCTCCCTCCCTTGAAGATGTAAAATACAACACCCCACGATGCAAATTTGCATTTCCATCCACTAGAGATGTAGAAACGTCAGTCGTGCGTCAACTGCCAACTGCCGTTCCATTTCCTTCCCCCAACCCATTTTCTTCATCCCGCTGTCTTGCCGCACTACTGCCACTTGCCCGCCGCAGTCCGCCTCCGTTACACCGCGCAAGATCCACCCCCTCCATCATTCCCATCGACATCTTCGCCACCTTTCGATCGTTGACCGCCACGAATTGTCCGTTTTTTTGTCGCTGTTGTGCCCGAAGCTCGATTGCACCGCCGCCCTTCCCATCGCCCGTAGCCCGGCCTCGTCCGCTGCCACCCCACTCGCCGCCATGCCGCGGAAGAAGACCCCAAAGAGCAAGACGGGTTTCTTCGGTGTGTGGGTGAAGCCCTTCGGCAAATTCGGGGTGGAGTTCATCGACGCCAGCCGTTGCTTTTGGCTCGGTACATGCTCCACCGCCAACAAGGCCGCACGTGTGTACGGCGTGTCCATGTGGCGTGCGGGGTGGCCGAGGCCGGACCTCAACTTTCCGAAGATCGAGACCCGGGCGGATGCGGAGTTCCCGTGCCGGAGGGCATTCGGCTGTAGGGGACCAAGGCGAAGAAGACAAAGAAGAGGCTCGCCATTGTCGTTAGTCCCGGCGATAGAGACGCGGCGACAATGGCGAGGTCATGTGGGAGCATCTGGAGCATGTTCAGGCCGAACAAGAGTTCTTCTAGAAGAACGACCACGAACGGAAGAAGAATGAGCAGGTGAAGAAGGAAGACGTAGGTGGCCCCTCGACGGTGATCCCCATCGAGTCCTAGGAGGAGGATGACAATGAATTCTGGGGGTCtttggaggacgacgaggaggattaCTCGATTCCCTCAGATGATGAGTAGTTTGAATTAGTTGTAGTAGTCGTTCAATTTATATTTTAAATTTTAAAACTATGTTTGAATTATGTTTAAACTATGTTTGACAATCTACTTACGTCACTTATTAAAGTTGTACTTTTACATTTCGTTTTGCATTATCTATTGGAGTTGACTCTTTTTTTAAGATGTAAAGATTGAGGAtgtaaattttacatcttctgcaTTTACAATTTCAAATTTGCATCTTCcattgtagatgctctaatacACTAATTGAACATGGATTACCGTTGGAAATGTTTTCTCCTAGTTTGGTGCACTCGTGAATGAAGCACTCGTTAAGCATTTCCAATACGGACCCTCAAGCCTCTATTATATGTTTGAATCGCAGTGTTCGGATCATCCAACGGAGACCTGTATATATCCAACTAGCAGTACATACATATGGATTCCGGTGAAGTGGAGACAAACGTGGGGAGTTTTACGAGAGTCCGTACATGGATTTGACCAGTGACATGCACGTTCCTCTCTTTTCTTGTCCGCACATGCATGGTTTCCCTCTTTTCTCTCATCTCTCAACCGGATACTAAACCATAAATATTTTCATCACATGCATGATCTTCACTTACTTTTCCCCCTTCTAGCTAGATACTTTGTAATTATCGTTGTATGGCTTTTTTCCGTATCACGTCTGGACACAAAAATGAACGTATACCCGAGGAATTTGGGGGTCcgtgttggagatgcccttagttCACAAATATGAGATGTTTTAAACATTTTAATATAAGCGAACAAACATACTAAAAGCTGACGATATACATCTTGTTCATAGAAAAGTTAgagcatcttatatttgtgaatggGGGGAGTACTGAGATTTAGAAACGCGGCTGGTTTTTGCTTACAAACTGCTATCTGCAGACAAGTAAAAGTTTCCAGGAAACTTCAGTCTAATATTCACATGAACAATGCGGAAAAGTGCTCGCAAGAACGTGGAAATGGTGCAAGTCGACGTCGCTCGTGGCAAACGGCGAAGGAAATTGAACGCAGCCTcaccggctgctgctgctgcgatgTGATATACCTCGCCGACGCTACAGCAGCATGATGTGGACAGAATGGGCTAATCCTTCCTTTACCCACTTGTACTTGTCGTCCCTACCAACCCCCAAACGCCGTGTACTCGCCGCAGCCGGCAGTGCGCGCGAACCCGGTTCCCAGAAAGTTGATTGCCACACGGGCTTTTGCTCGTACTGCGTGAAAACTATTTTCCATTTTTCTCTCTCTGATTTTTGACTTTTCACACGGTCTTCCTTCTTCATAGACCGGCTGCAGCGTCGGGGTCGTCCTCGTCCGGCCATGTGTCCGTGGTGTGATCAGCATCATGAGAGCATCTAGAAGCAGATCTCATATCTGCCTCAAACGTTTGGATGCCTCAAACGTTTGGATGAGCCGC
Coding sequences within:
- the LOC123440189 gene encoding B3 domain-containing protein Os01g0723500-like, which encodes MPAAEGQSPLPSAERRPHFFKVLIGDFKKRLRIPPKFCKHIPWEASRRAEGLTEASMAATLEGPGGRTWQVVIRRTAEGTFFTAGWASFVQDQALRDLEFLVFRHDGGTRFAAMVFDKSACEREDLLLPGDAPRPRKKRGRPRTASRAVDGSAGMELVPYRAPADQQPQAACSDGMPESDKSNGTPVKAEVGAGELPLCLIAAPPSASGQQLSPSRLPAGTKDGCAVRSRTRSIHDDLTVANIPPSVRKYNGYVSRRRPVASAERQRAMELARAFRSSLPYCVIRMSTMHVYYSFMMRFPTGFSRQHLPRERTEMVLRDPDGKAWAALYIPSARDRLSRGWCAFARGNCLEEGDCCVFELVGAAEFRVHVFRVVEPAVPAVRLRLA